The sequence CGCGTGTCCCGAAACGGCTCGGGCCTTCGCGCATGGCTCTCCGGCCTGCTCACCCTCGGTCGGACTGATCTGAGCGAGGGCACGATTCAGGCGGACCGGAAGTGGCTCAAGCGCATCGGCATCCTCGGGATCCCGCTGGCCATCTTCTTCGTCCACGGCGGCACGGGGATCCTCTTCGCCGGCGTGAAAGCGCGTGCGTACTGGAACAGCGGCCTCTTCCCGGTGATCTTCGTCATCTCGGCGCTCCTCTCCGGGACGGCACTCGTGATGGCGGTCTACGTCCTGCGCAGGAAATTATTCGAAGGCAAGCCCATCGATCTGGACCTTCTCGATCGACTCGGACAGCTCCTGCTAGCCTTCGTCCTGGTCGACGCGGCGTTCACCGCGATCGAGGCGCTCATCGGCGTGATGTCGCTTGAGGGCGCTCACCTGGGGGCATGGCTGACGATCGCCTTCGGTAAGATGGCGTGGTCGTTCTGGGGAGTAATGGTGGGAATGGGCTGGGTCCTGCCGGCGCTCCTGACCAGCAAACGGTCCTGGCGTCGTCGACCGATGCTCATGGTCATCGCCGGCCTGTCGGTGGTCGTCGGTATCGTCGGCGTCCGGTTCAACATCGTCGTTCCCCCGCTGGTGACGCCGGTGATGGAAGGCCTTCCGGCCGGTGATTACCTGCCCACGTTCACCGAGTGGGCGACTAGCTTCGGAATCGTCGCCGTCGGGCTCCTCATCTACACGCTCGGCGCCGAACTACTGCCACTGACCCCGCTCGAGGAGGACGAACACTAATGAGTACTGACGAACCCATCGACGACGGTCCGGACCTCTCTCGCCGTGATTTCGTGAAAGCAGCCGGTGCGTTCACGACCCTTTCGGCGGGTGGTGCGGCCCACGAACTGGACTTCTCTTCCCTCTGGGAGGACGAAAACGAACATTACGTCGGCACCGATTACGACGAGTACGACGCCAACGACGTCATCCACACGACCTGCGGGCAGTGCAATACGTTCTGTCCCATCAAGGTCCGACTCGACGATGGAAGCGTGGAGAACACGGAATACAGCTCCCTGGTTCGCAAGCTGTCGGGGAACCCGTATTCGTTCCTGAACACGCAGCCGTACTCGCAGGTGCCCTACGAGAGCGACCCCCAGGCGGTCGCTACCGGGTCTCTCGAGGGCACCGGCGACGTTGAGATGGATCGCTGGTCGCTGGGTGGCGGTCGCATGTGTCTGAAGGGCCAGGCAGGCATTCAGACCGCCTTCGACACCTATCGCGTGCGCAAGCCGATGAAACGCGTCGGCGAGCGCGGCAGCGAGCAGTGGAAGACGATCTCCTGGGAACAGGCGATCGAGGAGATCATCCACGGCGACGACGAACTCGGCCACCGTGGTATCGCGGAGATGTGGGACTACGTCCCCGAAGACCAGGTGATGGAGGACCGCGAGGCCCTCAGCGACGAGGAGTTCGAGGCGAAGTACGAGGACAAACTCATCGACACGGACATCCCCGAACTCGGGCCGAAAGCCAACCAGATCGTCGACGTGGGTGGGTTCCGGCGTGCCCTCATTCGCGCCCGGATCTTCAACGGCACGTTGGGAACCATCAACAGCCACCACCACGCCGGGATGTGTGGGTTCTCCTCCGTGCTGGGGAACGTCCGATCGTTCGAGAACAAGAAAAAGCGCCAGTACACCGACATCGACAACACGGAGTACCTGCTCGTCTGGGGGACCAACCCGATGGTCTCCAACAAGGGGCCGACCTGGCTCGCGCCGAAACTCACGAACGCGATCGAAGACGGCATGCGCATGGATGTCGTCGATCCACGGCTGTCCAAGACCGCCGAGAAGGCGGAGAAGTGGGTTCCGGTCAAGCCTGGTGCCGACGGCGCACTCGCGATGGGGATGGCCCGCTGGATCATCGAGAACGAGCGGTTCGACCGGGCGTATCTCGGCAATCCCAGCCAGGCCGCCGCCGATGCAGGCGATGAGAAGACGTACAGCGACGCGGCACACCTCGTCGTCGCCGACGACGACCCGACCACCACGCCGAAGGCCAAGACCGCGGCCGCGGAGGCGCTCGGCGTGGACGGTAATCGGGCCGTGATCGACTCGACCACCGGCGAACTCGCCGCCGCCGGGGACGTCGATCGCGCGACTCTCGACGTCGACACGACGATCGACGGGACGTCGGTCAAGTCGGTCTGGACGCTCTACAAGGAACGCGTCTACGAACACACCCTCGAGGAGTACGCCGAGATGTCCGGCGTCGACGTCGAGAACATCGTCGAGATCGCCGACGAATTCACGAGCCACGGCAAGCGGGCCGGCATCATGCAGTACCGCGGCCCGGCGATGCACACGAACGGCTTCTACAACACCCGAGCGATCGCGACGCTGCAGCACCTGATCGGGAACTACGACTGGAAGGGTGGACAGATCACGCCGTACGCCGGCTACCAGACGATGAACGGCCGGTACCAGCTCGGGAACGTCCCGGACGGCCGGACTCCCTGGGGGCTGCCGATCACGCGTGCCCTGAGCAACGCCGAGGACTTCGAGGGGACCCGCCTGTTCGATGGATACCCGGCCGAGCGCCCCTGGTTCCGCCTGTCGCCGCAGTACCAGTCCCAGGAGATATACCACAGCGCCGTCGACGAGTATCCGTACAGCATCAACGCCCTGTTCGTCAGACCGTACTCGAACAACCACGTCATGGCAGCGGCCGGCGGCGACAACATCCCCGAAGCCCTCCAGGACGAGGAGGCGATCGAACTGCTGGTCGCCTTCGACACGGTGATCGGCGAAATGAGCAAGAACGCCGATTACGTGCTCCCGGAGCCGACGTACCTGGAACGCTGGGAGAACTTCTCGACGTATCCGAACAAGCGGCTCGCGGACGAGAAGATCAGCCAGCCGGCCGTCAAGGTGGTCCCCGAAGCGCGGGCCGCCGAGGACGTCTACGTCGACGTCCTGACGGAACTCGAATCCGCGACCGGCGAGCCGATGCCCGGCGTCGGCGAGGACGCCATCGTCGATGCTGACGGCGAGACCTGGCCGATGAACGACGCCGAGGACTTCTACCTCAAGATGGTCGCCAACATCGCCCACGATTCGACGATCCTCGATATCGGGGACCTCGATCCGGAGGACCTCGGTCCATTGCCACCGGGACTCGACGTCGAGGACTTCCCGTACGAATCGGGGCCGGTCCCCGACGCCAGCGACGACGAACTCGCCATCTTCGAGCAGTCCCACCGCGCGGGCCTCGAGGTCGAGGGCTTCGACTTCGAAGCGGCGGGCATCAAGAAACCCTTCGATTACGACGACTGGAAGGCAAAGGTCAAAGACGAGGAGTGGCGGAAGGTCGTCACCGTCCTCAATCGCGGTGGTCGTTTCGAAGATCCGATTCCGAACTACGCGGAAGCGTTCGCGGAGAAGGGCTACGACTACGATTACGCGGAGCGCTACGAACCGTCCAACGCGTACGTCGGCGAGAAGATGCGCTACCCACTTGAGGGTGAGGTCCGGTTCTGGAACGAGATCATGCCGGTGGGCAAGTCGGCGTACGACGGCGAGCAATTCGACCCGCTCCCCGTAGTCGAGGACGGCACGCACTTCAACGGCGACCTGTTGACTCCGGTGGTCAGCGACGAGTCCCCCGCGTCCGACCGCCCTCTCCACATGATCAACTGGAAGCCACGCTCGCAGGGGATGACTCGGACCCAGAACAGCCCGTGGCTGCGCGAGGTTCGTCCGGAGAACCCCGTGTGGATCAACCCGAGCGACGCGGACGAACGGGACATCGAGAACGGCGACGAGATCGTGGTCGACTTCGGTCGAGGCGAGACGGACGCCATCGCGATGGTCACCGAGGGTATTCGGCCAGGCGTCGTCGGCACCATGTGGGGCTGGGGTCGTTCAGCGGACGGTGCCGCGGACCAGACGATCGATGGCGACACTCACGAGGCCGCTACCGAGGGCTACGGGCACACCCCCTACGAGTTCGATACGCCGATGAAAGAGGAAGCCGGATACGCGAAGGGCAGAGACGCCGGCTTCGCCGTCAACCACGTCGCACCGGTCGACACGACCACCCAGGACGTCGGACCGACCGACCCGGTCGGCGGGTCGCAGTCCCAGTACACGGCTCACGTCGAACTCAGCAAATCGGAGACCAACGATGTCGATAACTGAAGTCGACCGTGAGTTCGCCCGGTCACGTTCGCGAGTGTACGACCTCCTGTCGCGGGTGTTCGACGGTGACGTCGACGCCCTCTCCGAGGCGATCGAGACCGGTGCCTTCGTCGATCTCGCGGCGATGCTCCCTGCGGAGTTCGACACGGACGCCCTCTCTCGGGACGACCTGGACGTCGAGGCGCTGTCGATCGGGTACGACAACCTCTTCGACGTCCCCGGACCGTATTACGTTCCCCCGTTCGCGTCGGCACACGTGGACGATCCGAGCGAGTCCTTCGAGTCGGACTCCAAGTACCACGACGTTGGATCGGCCGGCGAACTCCTCGGCGACCCGGCCGAGTCGATCGCCGAACTGTACGAACAGACGGGGTTCAAGCCCCAACGCGGTGATGGTATTCCGGACCACGTCGCCGCGGAGTTCGAATTCATGGCCGTCCTCTCGGCGCGGGAGAGTCGCCTCGATGCGGCACCCGACAGGTCCATCGACGACGACCTACTCGACGTCCAGGCCCAGGTCGTCGACCATCTCGAGTGGGTCGATGCATTCGCCGATACGGTCGTCGACCGTGATTCGGCAGAGGGCGTCTATGCAGCCGTCTGCTCGTTCGCGAGCGCGTTCGTCGCTTGGGATCAGCTGCAACTGACCACGCCGACGGTCTGACCGGCCGGTCGGCGCACTTCGGTTTCCCAGGCTCGATAGTTGCTCCTCGATATCGGATCGGGGAAAGAACGGGAACAGAGGGG is a genomic window of Halanaeroarchaeum sp. HSR-CO containing:
- the nrfD gene encoding NrfD/PsrC family molybdoenzyme membrane anchor subunit, producing MATANSLPDFNPGFEDNRVRVVWYAILIATLLVGAYATYRRIVGGMATTNLTSTTPWGAWVAFYIYFIGLSAGAFLVSTLANVFEMEGMEKIDRDALFAAIIAMIVAMLFVWIDLGRMERMYFPFIWRQVTSALAWEVHAYVAYVGVLTAELYFSMRADLVRVSRNGSGLRAWLSGLLTLGRTDLSEGTIQADRKWLKRIGILGIPLAIFFVHGGTGILFAGVKARAYWNSGLFPVIFVISALLSGTALVMAVYVLRRKLFEGKPIDLDLLDRLGQLLLAFVLVDAAFTAIEALIGVMSLEGAHLGAWLTIAFGKMAWSFWGVMVGMGWVLPALLTSKRSWRRRPMLMVIAGLSVVVGIVGVRFNIVVPPLVTPVMEGLPAGDYLPTFTEWATSFGIVAVGLLIYTLGAELLPLTPLEEDEH
- a CDS encoding molybdopterin-dependent oxidoreductase; the protein is MSTDEPIDDGPDLSRRDFVKAAGAFTTLSAGGAAHELDFSSLWEDENEHYVGTDYDEYDANDVIHTTCGQCNTFCPIKVRLDDGSVENTEYSSLVRKLSGNPYSFLNTQPYSQVPYESDPQAVATGSLEGTGDVEMDRWSLGGGRMCLKGQAGIQTAFDTYRVRKPMKRVGERGSEQWKTISWEQAIEEIIHGDDELGHRGIAEMWDYVPEDQVMEDREALSDEEFEAKYEDKLIDTDIPELGPKANQIVDVGGFRRALIRARIFNGTLGTINSHHHAGMCGFSSVLGNVRSFENKKKRQYTDIDNTEYLLVWGTNPMVSNKGPTWLAPKLTNAIEDGMRMDVVDPRLSKTAEKAEKWVPVKPGADGALAMGMARWIIENERFDRAYLGNPSQAAADAGDEKTYSDAAHLVVADDDPTTTPKAKTAAAEALGVDGNRAVIDSTTGELAAAGDVDRATLDVDTTIDGTSVKSVWTLYKERVYEHTLEEYAEMSGVDVENIVEIADEFTSHGKRAGIMQYRGPAMHTNGFYNTRAIATLQHLIGNYDWKGGQITPYAGYQTMNGRYQLGNVPDGRTPWGLPITRALSNAEDFEGTRLFDGYPAERPWFRLSPQYQSQEIYHSAVDEYPYSINALFVRPYSNNHVMAAAGGDNIPEALQDEEAIELLVAFDTVIGEMSKNADYVLPEPTYLERWENFSTYPNKRLADEKISQPAVKVVPEARAAEDVYVDVLTELESATGEPMPGVGEDAIVDADGETWPMNDAEDFYLKMVANIAHDSTILDIGDLDPEDLGPLPPGLDVEDFPYESGPVPDASDDELAIFEQSHRAGLEVEGFDFEAAGIKKPFDYDDWKAKVKDEEWRKVVTVLNRGGRFEDPIPNYAEAFAEKGYDYDYAERYEPSNAYVGEKMRYPLEGEVRFWNEIMPVGKSAYDGEQFDPLPVVEDGTHFNGDLLTPVVSDESPASDRPLHMINWKPRSQGMTRTQNSPWLREVRPENPVWINPSDADERDIENGDEIVVDFGRGETDAIAMVTEGIRPGVVGTMWGWGRSADGAADQTIDGDTHEAATEGYGHTPYEFDTPMKEEAGYAKGRDAGFAVNHVAPVDTTTQDVGPTDPVGGSQSQYTAHVELSKSETNDVDN
- a CDS encoding molecular chaperone codes for the protein MSITEVDREFARSRSRVYDLLSRVFDGDVDALSEAIETGAFVDLAAMLPAEFDTDALSRDDLDVEALSIGYDNLFDVPGPYYVPPFASAHVDDPSESFESDSKYHDVGSAGELLGDPAESIAELYEQTGFKPQRGDGIPDHVAAEFEFMAVLSARESRLDAAPDRSIDDDLLDVQAQVVDHLEWVDAFADTVVDRDSAEGVYAAVCSFASAFVAWDQLQLTTPTV